The proteins below come from a single Metarhizium brunneum chromosome 1, complete sequence genomic window:
- the BOA17 gene encoding Oxidoreductase — protein sequence MADEENRPAATHNSPRTWLLTAALSPLAVRLIRQLLSHGDYVVACLPPQEIDHEQRSAEFRELIAECKSSRKDREGWKDRIRGIRCDGNMSSCISAVTDAVAVFGRIDILLCCRSEAVVATVEELSTNPHTQSLARQQFESNFFSQVNFIKATLPQLRKQHTGHIIALTSTCGHLGTPGLSMFSAATWGFEGYCDSLAYEVAPFNIKVTVVQPNMEIQSLTGRLTFAPQIPAYVDAYPAAPNVRDMLSNVLNSDPDTAVPEPLEESGATPSTPGSTSLEPEPGRGGIFDRYPRLTPQAADALVNETVHALTAIGGHENPPSRHIVGSEAALAVKEKLKTVTEEMEDFVDSSLAVDIFESELTEEAKKGKRPRDKSPEAGGSNQPSQ from the exons ATGGCTGACGAGGAGAATCGACCTGCAGCTACGCACAACTCACCGCGCACATGGCTACTGACTGCGGCGTTGTCGCCATTGGCCGTTCGCCTCATCCGCCAATTGCTATCCCATGGCGACTATGTCGTCGCGTGTCTACCGCCACAAGAAATCGACCATGAGCAACGCAGTGCCGAGTTTCGGGAGCTCATAGCTGAATGCAAGAGCAGTCGCAAAGACCGCGAAGGGTGGAAGGACCGCATCCGAGGTATCCGCTGTGATGGGAATATGAGCTCGTGTATTTCGGCCGTCACCGACGCTGTCGCAGTGTTTGGACGAATAGACATTTTGCTTTGTTGCAGATCTGAAG CTGTCGTGGCCACGGTCGAGGAGCTTTCCACCAATCCACACACGCAAAGCCTGGCCAGACAACAGTTCGAAAGCAACTTTTTCTCGCAGGTGAACTTCATCAAGGCCACGCTGCCACAGCTGAGGAAACAACATACAGGCCACATTATTGCACTCACAAGCACCTGCGGCCACCTCGGGACGCCCGGCTTGTCCATGTTTTCAGCTGCAACATGGGGCTTCGAGGGATATTGTGACTCTCTAGCCTACGAGGTGGCACCATTCAACATCAAGGTGACAGTTGTGCAACCAAATATGGAGATTCAATCCCTTACTGGCCGCCTCACATTTGCGCCGCAGATTCCGGCCTATGTTGATGCGTACCCCGCGGCGCCAAACGTGCGAGATATGCTCAGTAATGTTCTGAATTCAGATCCCGACACCGCCGTGCCAGAGCCCCTGGAGGAGTCTGGGGCTACGCCATCCACGCCGGGTAGCACGTCGTTGGAACCAGAACCGGGTCGCGGCGGAATTTTTGACCGCTATCCAAGGCTTACACCTCAGGCGGCGGACGCGCTCGTCAACGAAACTGTTCATGCGCTCACAGCTATCGGTGGCCACGAAAACCCCCCCTCGAGACACATTGTTGGCTCAGAAGCCGCACTAGCTGTCAAGGAGAAACTCAAGACTGTCACGGAGGAAATGGAGGACTTTGTGGACTCCAGTTTGGCTGTTGATATTTTCGAAAGTGAACTTACAGAAGAAGCGAAGAAAGGCAAAAGGCCCAGGGACAAGAGCCCAGAAGCGGGAGGGTCCAACCAACCGAGTCAATGA